A region of Candidatus Omnitrophota bacterium DNA encodes the following proteins:
- a CDS encoding DedA family protein — protein MLEAGMQPHVTKLVAELGDLGVFIAMFLESSIVPLPSEVIIIGAGALGLSLWSVTVFGSLGATLGAIVGYMIGKYAGAPVIKRYGKYVFIKPHHIDKAEAFAKKHGAWGVLIGRLLPIIPFKVFSIASGITKLPLGPFILCTFIGVVPRIILLTLFGTSLVKYTKPTVIAVGLLVLIFVSYKITKRIFYMNGKKR, from the coding sequence ATGTTAGAAGCCGGAATGCAGCCCCATGTTACAAAGCTCGTCGCCGAACTCGGCGACCTTGGCGTCTTTATCGCGATGTTCCTCGAGTCGAGCATCGTGCCCCTGCCTTCCGAGGTCATAATAATCGGGGCCGGGGCGTTAGGCCTCTCGTTATGGTCGGTGACGGTATTCGGCTCGCTTGGCGCTACGCTCGGAGCGATAGTCGGATACATGATAGGGAAATACGCGGGAGCGCCCGTCATCAAAAGATACGGCAAATACGTATTCATAAAGCCCCACCATATTGACAAGGCCGAAGCATTCGCGAAAAAACACGGCGCATGGGGCGTACTGATCGGCCGTCTTTTGCCGATCATCCCGTTTAAAGTCTTCTCTATCGCCTCCGGTATAACCAAGCTCCCTTTAGGGCCTTTTATCCTGTGCACCTTCATAGGCGTCGTCCCGAGGATAATACTGCTCACGCTTTTCGGCACGAGCCTCGTGAAATACACTAAACCGACGGTCATCGCCGTAGGCCTGCTGGTATTGATATTCGTATCTTATAAGATAACGAAAAGGATATTTTATATGAACGGGAAAAAGAGATGA
- a CDS encoding pyridoxamine 5'-phosphate oxidase family protein yields the protein MIKLPEDVIKFFHSQHFTIVSTVDPDGMPHISCKGIVQIDPDGTIYLLDLYTGKTRANLERNPAINLSAVDEHKFRGYSLKGTAKIIKEEELKSHIIKAWEEKLTARITHRLIKNLKGEPGHERHPEAQLPKPKYLIVMTVSDIVDLTPPPLR from the coding sequence ATGATTAAGCTTCCGGAAGATGTTATAAAATTTTTCCACAGCCAGCATTTTACGATAGTTTCGACGGTAGACCCTGACGGGATGCCGCATATCTCATGCAAAGGTATCGTACAGATAGATCCGGACGGGACGATATACCTCCTCGACCTCTACACCGGCAAGACGCGCGCTAACCTCGAAAGGAATCCCGCGATAAACTTGAGCGCCGTCGACGAGCATAAATTCAGGGGCTACAGCCTGAAAGGCACGGCGAAGATAATAAAAGAAGAAGAGCTGAAATCGCATATAATAAAGGCATGGGAAGAAAAGCTCACCGCGAGGATAACCCACCGGCTCATCAAGAACCTGAAAGGCGAGCCGGGCCACGAAAGGCATCCCGAGGCGCAGCTCCCGAAGCCGAAATACCTTATAGTAATGACAGTAAGCGATATAGTCGACCTCACCCCGCCGCCGCTCAGATAA
- a CDS encoding iron-sulfur cluster assembly scaffold protein, with the protein MDNKFEWVYSEKVKDHFMHPRNVLADEAAYHADGRGIVGNIKCGDEMVVAIKVDKKKNTIADCKWKTYGCASAIASTSILSEIVIGKTLDQAYHLTAKDIAKELGGLPEYKIHCSVLGHKALRAAINDYYTKNGMLDKVEEEKAHIVCQCMNVTDMEIEHAVLEGARTYLELQEHTKLGTVCGQCKDKAIELLEEYKKKHFSK; encoded by the coding sequence ATGGACAATAAATTTGAATGGGTATATTCGGAAAAAGTAAAAGACCATTTCATGCATCCCCGCAACGTCCTTGCGGACGAGGCGGCTTATCACGCGGACGGCAGGGGCATCGTCGGTAATATCAAATGCGGCGACGAAATGGTCGTCGCGATAAAGGTCGACAAGAAGAAAAATACGATCGCCGACTGCAAGTGGAAGACATACGGCTGCGCCAGCGCGATCGCCAGCACGTCCATACTTTCAGAGATCGTGATAGGAAAGACGCTCGATCAGGCATACCACCTTACCGCAAAAGATATCGCGAAAGAGCTCGGAGGCCTTCCAGAGTACAAGATCCATTGTTCGGTCCTCGGGCATAAGGCGCTGCGCGCGGCGATAAACGATTATTACACCAAAAACGGCATGCTCGACAAGGTCGAGGAAGAAAAAGCCCATATCGTCTGCCAGTGCATGAACGTGACCGACATGGAGATAGAGCACGCCGTGCTGGAGGGCGCCAGGACGTACCTTGAACTGCAGGAACACACGAAACTCGGCACCGTCTGCGGGCAATGCAAGGATAAGGCGATAGAGCTGCTCGAGGAGTACAAGAAGAAGCATTTTTCAAAATAG
- a CDS encoding cysteine desulfurase family protein, protein MKRKVYLDHNATTPLHPEVKKAMIEAMDAFGNPSSLHSFGRQARRLIDDAREKIGAFIGGKAEDIVFSGSGSEANNTVLNLLYCAARHCEAPHTKRHQIITSQIEHPCILEAAACLEERGIDVVYLPVHKTGKIDMDKYSSVISDKTALVTVMMANNEIGTIQDIKEIGRIAHKHGAMFHTDAIQAVGKIPVNVHELGVDYLSLSAHKIYGPKGVGALYVSPGVPFCPFIRGGHQERGRRAGTENTIGIAGFGKAIEMRVTEMAPEAKRLLSLKSKLKAGIEKNVPNIQFNGHPTDTLPGTLNVSFFGAEGEAILLYLDLEGIAVSTGSACASGSLDPSHVLIAAGLPAEEAHGSIRMSLGRDNTEEDIDYTAEKIALVIDKIRKMSTVR, encoded by the coding sequence TTGAAACGCAAAGTATATCTGGATCATAACGCGACAACGCCATTGCATCCGGAAGTGAAGAAGGCGATGATAGAAGCGATGGACGCCTTCGGCAACCCTTCGAGCCTGCACAGCTTCGGAAGGCAGGCGCGGCGCCTCATCGATGACGCGAGAGAGAAGATAGGCGCGTTCATCGGAGGAAAAGCCGAGGACATTGTCTTCTCCGGAAGCGGCTCCGAGGCGAACAACACCGTCTTGAACCTGCTTTATTGCGCCGCGAGGCACTGCGAAGCGCCCCACACAAAAAGACACCAAATAATCACATCGCAAATAGAACACCCCTGTATCCTGGAAGCGGCGGCATGCCTCGAGGAGAGGGGCATCGACGTCGTCTATTTGCCCGTGCATAAGACCGGGAAGATAGATATGGACAAATATTCATCGGTCATATCGGATAAGACCGCGCTCGTCACGGTCATGATGGCCAATAACGAGATCGGCACCATACAGGACATAAAAGAGATAGGCAGGATCGCCCATAAACACGGCGCGATGTTCCATACAGACGCTATCCAGGCTGTGGGCAAGATACCCGTCAATGTCCATGAGCTGGGCGTCGATTATCTTTCGCTCTCGGCCCATAAAATATACGGGCCCAAAGGCGTCGGCGCGCTGTATGTTTCGCCGGGCGTGCCGTTCTGTCCGTTCATACGCGGTGGTCACCAGGAGAGGGGCAGGCGCGCCGGAACAGAGAACACGATAGGAATCGCAGGTTTCGGGAAAGCCATCGAGATGCGCGTTACCGAGATGGCCCCTGAAGCGAAACGTTTATTGTCGCTTAAATCTAAACTCAAAGCTGGCATCGAAAAAAATGTCCCGAATATCCAGTTCAACGGCCATCCGACCGACACCCTGCCCGGAACTTTAAACGTCTCATTCTTCGGAGCAGAAGGGGAGGCGATACTTCTCTACCTCGACCTCGAAGGGATAGCCGTATCGACCGGTTCGGCGTGCGCGTCCGGCTCGCTTGACCCGTCGCATGTCCTGATAGCGGCCGGCCTTCCGGCAGAAGAGGCGCACGGCTCGATCAGGATGAGCCTCGGAAGGGATAACACCGAAGAGGATATCGACTACACGGCAGAGAAGATCGCGCTGGTCATCGACAAGATCAGAAAAATGTCTACGGTAAGGTGA
- the cysK gene encoding cysteine synthase A, producing MARIFDDITKTVGNTPLVRINRLTKGLNATVIAKLESFNPLSSVKDRLGVALIEAAEKAGKLKKGTVIIEPTSGNTGIALAFVAAAKGYKLVLTMPETMSVERRQLLKILGAEIVLTEGAKGMKGAIQKAEELVKSTPNAFMPQQFDNPANPEIHRRTTAEEILRDTDGKVDVFISGVGTGGTITGVGEILKKKNSKVKIIAVEPKDSPVLSGGNPGPHKIQGIGAGFVPNVLNKNIIDEIIQVTAEDSGATSRRLAKEEGILVGISSGAALWAALEVAKRPESAGKTIVVLLPDTGERYLSTWLFQE from the coding sequence ATGGCGAGGATATTTGACGATATAACAAAGACGGTGGGCAACACGCCGCTGGTCAGGATAAATCGCCTTACGAAGGGCCTGAACGCGACAGTTATCGCGAAACTCGAATCTTTCAATCCGCTATCCAGCGTCAAGGACAGGTTAGGCGTCGCGCTGATCGAGGCGGCAGAGAAAGCGGGCAAGCTCAAGAAAGGCACCGTCATCATCGAGCCGACGAGCGGTAATACCGGCATCGCTCTAGCGTTCGTCGCCGCGGCAAAGGGCTACAAACTGGTCTTAACGATGCCCGAGACGATGAGCGTCGAGCGCAGGCAGCTGCTTAAGATCCTGGGAGCGGAGATAGTCCTGACAGAGGGCGCAAAAGGCATGAAGGGCGCTATCCAAAAAGCGGAAGAACTCGTAAAAAGCACCCCTAACGCTTTTATGCCGCAGCAATTCGACAACCCCGCCAATCCCGAGATACACCGCCGCACGACGGCCGAGGAGATACTTAGGGATACCGACGGCAAAGTCGATGTGTTTATCTCAGGGGTCGGCACCGGCGGCACGATAACAGGCGTCGGGGAGATCCTGAAAAAGAAGAACTCAAAAGTGAAAATAATCGCGGTAGAGCCGAAAGATTCTCCTGTATTATCCGGCGGGAATCCGGGCCCGCATAAGATACAGGGAATAGGCGCGGGATTTGTCCCGAATGTATTGAACAAAAACATAATAGATGAGATAATCCAGGTAACCGCCGAAGACTCCGGAGCGACCTCCCGCAGGCTTGCGAAAGAAGAGGGCATACTTGTCGGGATCTCGAGCGGAGCCGCATTATGGGCCGCTTTGGAAGTCGCGAAACGCCCGGAATCGGCGGGGAAAACAATAGTCGTCCTGCTTCCCGATACGGGAGAAAGGTACCTGTCAACCTGGCTGTTCCAGGAGTAA
- a CDS encoding O-acetylhomoserine aminocarboxypropyltransferase/cysteine synthase family protein yields MSKIDSKLKVESLALHGGQEADPTTGSRAVPIYQTTSYQFKNTEHAANLFGLKEFGNIYTRLMNPTTDVFEKRIAALDGGVGALAVASGQSAITLALLNIAKAGDEIVSADNLYGGTYNLFHYTFPKFGITVKFVKSNDLDALQKAITPKTKAFYAESIGNPKLDVADLEGIAGVTHKNGIPFVLDNTVSPYLLRPIDFGVDVVVYSATKFIGGHGTSLGGVIVDSGKFDWDSGKFPLISEPDPSYHGIDFIEALKPMGNIAYIIKARVTLLRDLGPALSPFNSFLFLQGLETLHLRLPRHSENALAVAEYLSRHPKVGWVNYPGLKNSPEKDRVKKYLPKGAGAILGFGIKGGLEAGSRFINSLELISHLANVGDAKSLAIHPATTTHQQLSSEEQLATGVTPDFVRLSIGIEHIDDIIRDIEQALEKA; encoded by the coding sequence ATGAGTAAGATAGACAGTAAACTGAAAGTGGAGTCACTGGCTTTACACGGCGGGCAGGAAGCAGACCCGACGACAGGCTCGAGGGCGGTGCCGATATACCAGACGACCTCGTACCAATTCAAGAACACGGAGCATGCCGCCAATCTTTTCGGGCTTAAAGAATTCGGGAATATCTATACTCGCCTGATGAACCCGACAACCGATGTTTTTGAAAAGCGTATCGCAGCTTTAGACGGCGGCGTAGGAGCATTGGCTGTCGCGAGCGGCCAGTCAGCGATAACGCTGGCCCTCCTTAATATAGCCAAAGCCGGGGACGAGATCGTCTCGGCGGATAATCTCTACGGGGGAACGTATAACCTGTTTCATTATACCTTCCCGAAATTTGGGATCACCGTAAAGTTCGTGAAGTCAAACGACCTCGACGCGCTCCAGAAAGCGATCACGCCTAAGACGAAGGCCTTCTATGCCGAGTCGATAGGCAATCCCAAACTTGACGTGGCCGACCTGGAAGGCATCGCGGGGGTCACGCACAAGAACGGGATACCTTTCGTGCTCGATAATACGGTATCGCCGTATCTCTTGAGGCCTATCGATTTCGGCGTCGATGTCGTCGTTTATTCGGCGACGAAATTCATCGGGGGCCACGGGACCTCCTTAGGCGGGGTGATAGTCGATTCAGGCAAATTCGATTGGGATAGCGGAAAATTCCCGCTCATCTCAGAACCTGATCCCAGCTATCACGGCATCGACTTTATCGAGGCCTTGAAACCGATGGGCAACATCGCCTATATCATCAAGGCGAGGGTCACGCTCTTGCGCGACCTGGGCCCCGCGCTATCTCCGTTCAATTCGTTCCTGTTCCTGCAGGGGCTCGAGACCTTGCACCTGAGGTTGCCGCGCCATTCCGAGAACGCGCTTGCGGTCGCGGAATATCTCTCGCGGCATCCGAAAGTGGGCTGGGTCAATTATCCGGGCCTTAAGAACAGCCCGGAGAAAGACAGGGTAAAGAAGTACCTGCCTAAGGGCGCCGGCGCGATACTCGGATTCGGCATAAAAGGAGGGCTTGAGGCGGGAAGCAGGTTCATTAACTCCCTTGAGCTTATATCGCACCTTGCAAATGTCGGCGACGCCAAGAGCCTGGCGATACACCCGGCCACAACGACGCATCAACAGCTTTCAAGCGAAGAACAGTTGGCGACCGGAGTAACACCCGACTTCGTAAGATTATCTATCGGCATCGAGCATATTGATGATATAATCAGGGACATAGAACAGGCCTTGGAAAAGGCATAA
- a CDS encoding DUF3034 family protein yields MKIAALFVLVVLLTVVYPFEEANAGVPLNNLEGVGGIAFNPLAYTAGTAIESDKKSGEKEGEKDLTYKDVFSKPQFGVWYVNLNDVKVGWTSIGTAETFFKRLEVSYAHEIIAPPGKNIHKDNVGAKLLLLPENFNNNKFLPAVSVGSVWKHANNVAPGVDDSDFDIYGVVTKLITQTPRPVLISGGLLSTTGLATGVFGFDKNRKQVGFANVDILPFDNLAIGFEYKQGARFKDFKNADYWDAHVAWFANKNLSLVLAYVNAGNSKSTSRVGLGEGVVLSAQYAF; encoded by the coding sequence ATGAAAATAGCGGCATTGTTCGTGTTGGTAGTTTTATTGACTGTGGTTTATCCGTTCGAAGAGGCGAACGCCGGAGTCCCGCTCAATAACCTTGAAGGCGTGGGCGGTATAGCGTTCAACCCGCTGGCCTATACGGCCGGCACCGCTATCGAATCGGACAAGAAATCCGGGGAAAAAGAGGGGGAAAAGGACCTCACTTATAAGGATGTCTTTTCCAAACCTCAGTTCGGCGTATGGTACGTGAACTTAAACGACGTCAAGGTCGGTTGGACGAGTATCGGGACCGCGGAGACGTTCTTCAAAAGGCTCGAGGTCTCGTATGCCCATGAAATAATAGCTCCGCCAGGGAAGAACATCCATAAGGACAACGTAGGCGCCAAGTTGTTATTGCTGCCGGAGAACTTCAACAATAATAAGTTCCTTCCCGCAGTATCGGTCGGAAGCGTATGGAAACATGCGAATAATGTCGCTCCGGGAGTGGATGACAGCGATTTTGACATCTACGGTGTCGTGACGAAGCTGATAACCCAGACGCCGAGGCCGGTGCTGATATCGGGAGGCCTCCTCTCGACGACAGGATTGGCCACGGGAGTGTTTGGGTTTGACAAGAACAGGAAGCAGGTAGGTTTTGCCAATGTCGATATCCTGCCGTTCGACAATCTCGCGATCGGGTTCGAGTATAAACAAGGCGCGAGGTTCAAGGACTTCAAGAACGCGGATTACTGGGATGCGCATGTGGCCTGGTTCGCGAACAAGAACCTGTCTCTCGTACTTGCTTATGTCAATGCCGGAAACAGCAAATCGACCTCGAGAGTAGGTTTGGGCGAGGGAGTAGTCTTGAGCGCGCAATACGCGTTCTAA
- a CDS encoding YezD family protein, with the protein MEKSDQKKNIINDAIIKELSDAVHKIKYGDINITVHNSKIVQVEVSEKKRFDDVWTVEEGGGI; encoded by the coding sequence ATGGAAAAGAGCGACCAGAAGAAGAACATAATAAATGACGCGATAATAAAGGAGCTGAGCGACGCCGTGCACAAGATCAAGTACGGCGATATAAATATTACCGTGCATAATTCGAAGATAGTGCAAGTAGAGGTATCGGAGAAGAAACGGTTTGACGACGTTTGGACCGTCGAGGAAGGGGGTGGTATATGA
- a CDS encoding 4-oxalocrotonate tautomerase family protein: protein MPFVNLKLVGKLTKEQKKEIAERFSETLLKVAGKPKESLYLVFDEVNGENWAHGDKLLG, encoded by the coding sequence ATGCCATTCGTAAATTTGAAACTAGTCGGTAAGCTGACAAAAGAACAGAAGAAAGAGATCGCCGAGAGATTTTCAGAGACGCTCCTGAAAGTGGCCGGAAAACCTAAAGAGAGCCTGTATCTGGTCTTCGACGAGGTCAACGGCGAGAACTGGGCCCACGGCGATAAGCTATTGGGCTAA
- a CDS encoding Rrf2 family transcriptional regulator, producing MKLTTKGRYGTRLMLDLALHYGDNPVFLKDAAKRQEISEKYLWHLVPPLKNAGLITSVRGAHGGYSLARPPAHITLKEILLAVEGPISFVMCVGDSSACARSETCATRDIWSELSEKFLGILESVTLEDIAEKQKSKYGSLAAYNYVI from the coding sequence ATGAAATTGACGACAAAAGGACGGTACGGGACGCGGTTGATGCTGGATCTGGCGCTCCATTATGGAGACAATCCTGTTTTTCTCAAAGATGCCGCAAAGAGACAAGAGATATCGGAGAAATACCTCTGGCATTTGGTACCGCCTTTGAAGAACGCGGGCCTGATAACATCTGTCAGGGGCGCTCACGGCGGCTATTCCCTGGCCAGGCCGCCGGCTCATATAACCCTGAAAGAGATACTGCTTGCGGTAGAAGGGCCGATATCATTTGTCATGTGCGTCGGCGATTCCTCCGCATGCGCGCGGTCGGAGACATGCGCAACGAGGGATATCTGGAGCGAATTATCGGAAAAGTTTTTAGGGATACTGGAATCGGTCACGCTTGAGGATATAGCAGAGAAGCAGAAGAGCAAATACGGGTCTTTAGCAGCGTACAATTACGTAATTTAA
- the phoU gene encoding phosphate signaling complex protein PhoU, translating into MERHFDEELKDLNARILKMGALAEEAIMNSVKSLKEQDKAMALKVIDSDKQIDMMELEIEERCLEMLALHQPIAIDLRFITTAMKLNNELERIADLAVDIAQRVLEIVDKPLLKPLVDIPKLCAIAQNMVKQGIDAFVNRDIELAKKVVLTDPEADKLRNFVQDELINDYIAKDKSTAPRAVPLLLIARHLERICDHATNIAEDVIYMVQAKVVRHHPEKLE; encoded by the coding sequence ATGGAGAGGCATTTTGACGAGGAATTAAAGGACCTTAATGCCCGGATACTCAAGATGGGAGCCCTGGCCGAGGAGGCGATAATGAACTCGGTCAAGTCCCTCAAAGAGCAGGACAAGGCCATGGCTCTGAAGGTCATCGATTCGGACAAGCAGATAGACATGATGGAACTCGAGATAGAAGAGCGCTGTCTTGAAATGCTGGCCCTGCACCAGCCGATCGCCATAGACCTCAGGTTTATCACCACGGCGATGAAGCTTAACAATGAGCTCGAGAGGATAGCCGACCTCGCGGTCGATATCGCCCAGCGCGTCCTTGAAATAGTCGATAAGCCGTTGCTCAAGCCCCTGGTAGACATACCGAAGCTTTGCGCCATAGCGCAGAACATGGTAAAGCAGGGGATAGACGCTTTCGTAAACAGGGACATAGAATTGGCGAAAAAGGTAGTCCTTACGGATCCGGAAGCCGATAAACTGAGGAATTTTGTCCAGGATGAGCTTATAAACGATTACATAGCCAAGGATAAATCCACCGCCCCGCGCGCGGTGCCGCTCCTTTTGATAGCCCGCCATCTCGAGCGCATCTGCGACCACGCAACAAACATCGCCGAAGACGTGATATACATGGTCCAGGCGAAGGTCGTGCGCCACCATCCAGAAAAACTCGAATAG
- a CDS encoding arsenate reductase ArsC yields MKKKILFVCIENSCRSQIAEGFARSLGGHVLEAYSAGSKPSGKINPYATKVMWEEKVDIFSQKSKGFNDLPVKDFDYVISMGCRETCPFVPAKKHIEWDIPDPKGKSIEFFRTVRDTIKEKVLRLIFEVAEADKRKTGDK; encoded by the coding sequence ATGAAGAAAAAAATCTTATTTGTGTGCATAGAAAATTCCTGCCGCAGTCAGATAGCCGAGGGCTTCGCGCGTAGCCTTGGCGGCCATGTGCTGGAAGCTTACAGCGCCGGCTCTAAACCTTCGGGCAAAATAAACCCCTACGCGACAAAAGTGATGTGGGAAGAGAAGGTGGATATCTTTTCGCAGAAGTCCAAGGGTTTCAACGACCTGCCGGTCAAGGATTTCGATTATGTCATTTCCATGGGCTGTAGAGAGACGTGCCCTTTCGTGCCGGCTAAGAAGCATATCGAGTGGGACATACCTGACCCGAAAGGCAAGAGCATAGAATTTTTCAGGACGGTAAGGGACACCATTAAGGAGAAAGTGTTGAGGCTTATATTTGAAGTTGCGGAAGCGGATAAACGCAAAACAGGAGATAAATAA
- the pstB gene encoding phosphate ABC transporter ATP-binding protein PstB yields MDRQIVKIEARGVDFFYGDRQALNSVSLEVYKNQVTAIIGPSGCGKSTFIRLLNRMNELVPGTVLKGNIFLEGEDMFGPCVDPVDIRRRIGMVFQKPNPFPKSIFDNVSYGLRINGIKDKGFIEKKVEESLKKAALWDEVKDRIHENALKLSGGQQQRLCIARCLAVEPEVLLFDEPCASLDPISTSKIEELILGLKKYYTIVIVTHNMQQAARVSDYTAFFLLGELVEFGKTQNIFTAPKDKRTEDYITGRFG; encoded by the coding sequence ATGGATAGGCAGATAGTCAAAATAGAGGCGAGGGGCGTTGACTTCTTTTATGGGGACCGGCAGGCGCTGAATTCCGTGAGCCTGGAGGTCTATAAGAACCAGGTCACCGCCATAATAGGGCCGTCGGGCTGCGGGAAATCCACTTTTATAAGGCTTTTGAACCGGATGAATGAGCTTGTGCCGGGCACCGTCTTGAAAGGGAACATATTCCTGGAAGGGGAGGACATGTTCGGCCCGTGTGTGGACCCCGTTGATATAAGAAGGCGCATAGGAATGGTCTTCCAGAAGCCGAACCCCTTCCCCAAAAGCATATTTGATAACGTAAGTTACGGCTTGAGGATCAACGGGATAAAAGATAAAGGATTTATCGAGAAGAAGGTCGAGGAGTCGCTCAAAAAGGCGGCGCTCTGGGACGAGGTAAAGGACAGGATACACGAGAACGCGCTCAAATTATCGGGCGGGCAGCAGCAGAGGCTTTGTATCGCGCGCTGTCTCGCGGTCGAGCCCGAAGTGCTGCTGTTCGACGAGCCGTGCGCGAGCCTCGATCCCATATCCACCAGCAAGATAGAAGAACTTATACTTGGATTGAAAAAGTATTATACTATAGTCATCGTGACCCACAATATGCAGCAGGCGGCCCGCGTCTCGGACTACACCGCGTTCTTCCTTCTGGGCGAATTGGTAGAATTCGGCAAGACACAGAATATCTTCACCGCCCCGAAAGACAAAAGGACAGAAGATTATATAACAGGGAGGTTCGGTTAA
- the pstA gene encoding phosphate ABC transporter permease PstA, giving the protein MKKHKVTQNIGFALLFLCMAVTLFFLGAIIYFIAARGIKVISWEFLTQVPKNGMTEGGVAPAILGTFYLTMGAILVSLPLGLACAIYLCEYSPKSALVNIIRMSINNLAGVPSVVFGLFGFAVFVKYMKFGVSILSGSLTLGILALPVIISAAQEALIAVPQSLREASLALGATKWDTIKKIVLPTALPGILTGVILSIGRVAGETAPILFTAATFYTRHYPDSVFSEVMALPYHIYALMTEGTHPDKQAAIAYGCGLILLVLVLLISTIAIVIRQRQRVIHG; this is encoded by the coding sequence ATGAAAAAACACAAGGTAACGCAGAATATAGGTTTTGCGCTGCTCTTCCTTTGCATGGCGGTCACCCTGTTCTTCCTCGGGGCGATAATCTATTTTATTGCCGCCAGGGGAATAAAGGTCATATCGTGGGAATTCCTGACCCAGGTCCCTAAAAACGGGATGACCGAGGGCGGAGTGGCGCCGGCGATATTAGGGACATTTTATCTTACGATGGGGGCTATACTCGTCTCATTGCCGCTCGGCCTGGCGTGCGCGATATACCTTTGCGAGTATTCCCCGAAAAGCGCCCTGGTAAATATTATCAGGATGAGCATAAACAATCTCGCGGGCGTCCCATCGGTCGTTTTCGGGCTTTTCGGTTTCGCGGTATTCGTAAAATACATGAAATTCGGAGTTTCGATATTATCCGGCAGCCTGACACTCGGGATACTGGCCCTGCCGGTGATAATATCCGCGGCGCAGGAGGCGCTTATAGCTGTCCCGCAATCTTTACGGGAAGCGTCCCTGGCCCTCGGCGCGACAAAATGGGACACGATAAAAAAGATCGTCCTTCCGACGGCCCTGCCCGGTATTTTGACCGGCGTGATATTAAGCATCGGGCGTGTCGCCGGAGAGACCGCCCCCATCCTTTTTACTGCCGCCACATTTTATACGCGGCATTATCCCGATTCGGTATTTTCGGAAGTGATGGCGCTTCCTTACCATATTTACGCGTTGATGACCGAAGGGACCCATCCCGATAAACAGGCGGCGATCGCCTACGGATGCGGCTTGATCCTTTTGGTCCTGGTCTTGTTGATCTCTACTATAGCGATAGTCATACGGCAAAGACAGAGGGTCATCCATGGATAG